From a single Loigolactobacillus coryniformis subsp. coryniformis KCTC 3167 = DSM 20001 genomic region:
- a CDS encoding DUF916 and DUF3324 domain-containing protein, with protein MKKRIWIFMLFLISVITFGCLGTQNVLAATSEAQPAVTYNIVPELSNDQIDKKVGYFDLKVTPNQKLQAKFRINNNDTKTHTYTVMVNRASTGTNGVIVYNEHNVKADSSLKYDIEKLVTYPKSVTVDAKSSKEVVIDINAPKGNFDGVLLGGICIEQDNQVSKSNAKGVTLKNKYNYVLGLQLRQSTATVEPNLKLVRAYEDTKNGQITVNALLDNDVPKLEEKVDIKAKVTSENNSKDVILQSEKSNMSIAPNSYFAYPTNVNTVMGTNKDKRLKSGTYMLYLNVKANDGQNTWKLQRKFTVTGKQSREINKKTPVKNSHAKSNMAIIETVAAIIVVAGLGVWYYKKHRK; from the coding sequence TTGAAGAAGCGTATTTGGATTTTTATGCTGTTTTTAATTAGTGTCATAACCTTTGGCTGCTTGGGTACCCAGAATGTTTTAGCCGCTACCTCAGAAGCTCAACCAGCAGTGACTTATAATATTGTGCCAGAACTTTCAAATGATCAGATAGATAAAAAAGTTGGTTATTTTGATTTGAAAGTGACGCCAAATCAAAAGTTACAAGCTAAATTTAGGATTAACAATAACGATACTAAAACGCATACTTATACTGTAATGGTGAACCGCGCATCGACTGGTACCAATGGGGTAATAGTCTATAACGAACATAATGTTAAAGCTGATTCATCTTTGAAATACGATATTGAAAAATTAGTTACATATCCTAAGAGCGTCACCGTTGATGCAAAATCCTCAAAAGAGGTAGTCATCGATATTAATGCTCCTAAAGGAAATTTTGATGGCGTATTGTTAGGGGGTATCTGTATCGAACAGGATAATCAAGTCAGCAAGAGTAATGCTAAAGGTGTAACGTTGAAAAATAAGTATAATTATGTTCTAGGGCTACAGTTAAGACAAAGTACTGCTACAGTTGAGCCAAATTTGAAGTTGGTCAGAGCATATGAAGATACTAAAAATGGTCAGATTACAGTCAACGCACTATTAGATAATGATGTGCCAAAATTGGAAGAAAAGGTTGATATTAAGGCAAAGGTAACATCAGAAAATAATAGTAAGGATGTTATCTTACAATCGGAAAAATCAAATATGTCGATTGCTCCGAATAGTTACTTTGCTTATCCAACCAATGTTAATACTGTTATGGGTACTAACAAAGATAAGAGGTTAAAGTCAGGTACTTATATGCTGTATTTGAATGTGAAGGCTAATGATGGTCAAAATACTTGGAAACTCCAACGTAAATTTACGGTTACTGGTAAGCAAAGTCGTGAAATCAATAAGAAGACACCAGTTAAAAATAGTCATGCTAAATCCAATATGGCTATTATCGAAACAGTTGCTGCAATTATAGTGGTTGCTGGATTAGGTGTTTGGTATTATAAGAAACA
- a CDS encoding WxL domain-containing protein, translating to MKKLVRNSMLVGAAVLGIGSLGTVAQAATTPEPTTPTTPVTSEATAEITPGTITLSSSPSFQFGKVEASANDVSYNSTSVSGDLKIADVGTGTGYTVTVAASPFTAKGGAALKNAQLILNNKEVTPIKADDADNVSTPPTLVTNLTLSSSPVTVLNAAAGSGVGAYTGTYGATDASLKVPAGNIGGTYSSTLTWTLANAPA from the coding sequence ATGAAAAAACTCGTAAGAAATAGCATGCTAGTAGGGGCAGCTGTTTTGGGAATTGGTTCATTGGGTACAGTTGCTCAAGCAGCAACGACACCAGAACCAACGACACCAACAACACCAGTTACAAGTGAGGCTACGGCTGAAATAACGCCTGGAACGATCACTTTAAGTTCGTCCCCTAGTTTCCAATTTGGTAAGGTAGAAGCTTCAGCAAACGATGTTTCGTATAACTCAACTTCCGTATCGGGAGATTTAAAGATTGCTGATGTTGGTACCGGTACTGGATATACTGTAACTGTTGCAGCATCACCATTCACGGCAAAAGGCGGTGCAGCTTTAAAGAATGCACAACTAATATTAAATAATAAAGAAGTAACTCCTATTAAGGCGGATGATGCTGATAATGTATCAACACCTCCAACACTTGTTACAAATCTTACACTATCAAGCTCACCAGTAACCGTTCTTAATGCTGCAGCTGGTAGTGGTGTAGGTGCTTATACTGGAACATATGGTGCTACTGATGCTTCACTTAAGGTCCCAGCTGGTAATATTGGCGGAACCTACAGTTCAACATTAACATGGACATTGGCTAATGCACCTGCTTAA